One region of Yersinia bercovieri ATCC 43970 genomic DNA includes:
- the gcvH gene encoding glycine cleavage system protein GcvH has product MSNVPAELKYASSHEWVRADGDGVYSVGITEHAQELLGDMVFVDLPEVGSDVSAGSDCAVAESVKAASDIYAPISGEIVAVNTELESSPELVNSAPYTDGWLFSIKASDESELENLLDADAYLAAIDE; this is encoded by the coding sequence ATGAGCAATGTACCAGCAGAGTTAAAATATGCCTCTTCCCATGAGTGGGTTCGTGCCGATGGTGATGGCGTCTATAGTGTCGGGATCACTGAACACGCGCAGGAGTTACTGGGCGACATGGTGTTTGTTGATTTGCCAGAAGTGGGTAGTGATGTTTCAGCGGGCAGCGACTGTGCTGTTGCTGAGTCAGTTAAAGCGGCATCCGATATCTACGCGCCAATTAGCGGTGAGATAGTCGCGGTCAATACCGAACTGGAAAGCTCACCAGAGCTGGTGAACAGCGCGCCTTATACTGATGGCTGGCTGTTTAGCATTAAAGCGTCAGATGAGAGCGAACTGGAAAATTTGCTTGATGCTGATGCCTATCTGGCGGCTATCGACGAGTAA
- the gcvP gene encoding aminomethyl-transferring glycine dehydrogenase produces the protein MTQNLSQLEHNDAFIQRHIGSSTEQQQQMLAAVGASSLSTLIQQIVPADIQLPSPPPVGDAATEHQALAELKGIASQNQCYKSYIGMGYSPVLTPPVILRNMLENPGWYTAYTPYQPEVSQGRLEALLNFQQLTQDLTGLDLASASLLDEATAAAESMALAKRASKLKDANRFFVADDVHPQTLDVVLTRAETFGFEVIIDRAEKVLELEGIFGVLLQQVGTTGELHDYSALLVELKKRKIITSVAADIMALVLLTAPGKQGADVVFGSAQRFGVPMGYGGPHAAFFACRDEFKRSMPGRIIGVSRDAAGNTALRMAMQTREQHIRREKANSNICTSQVLLANIASLYAVYHGPQGLQRIAGRIHRLTDILAAGLQQAGLTLRFQHWFDTLTVDVKDKAAVMARALSFGINLRTDIHGAVGITLDETTSREDIQVLFALLVGDNHGLDIDQLDAKVSQHSQSIQPAMLRQEPILTHPVFNRYHSETEMMRYMHRLERKDLALNQAMIPLGSCTMKLNAAAEMIPITWPEFAELHPFCPPEQAAGYQQMIGQLSQWLVQLTGYDAVCMQPNSGAQGEYAGLLAIRRYHESRNQPSRHICLIPSSAHGTNPASAQMAGMSVVVVACDKQGNIDLHDLRQKAGEAGDELSCIMVTYPSTHGVYEETIREVCQIVHQFGGQVYLDGANMNAQVGITTPGYIGADVSHLNLHKTFCIPHGGGGPGMGPIGVKAHLAPFVPGHSVVQIDGMTTQQGAVSAAPFGSASILPISWMYIRMMGADGLKQASQVAILNANYIATRLKGAYPVLYTGHDGRVAHECILDIRPLKEATGISEMDIAKRLIDFGFHAPTMSFPVAGTLMVEPTESESKVELDRFIDAMLAIRAEIEKVTHGEWPLEDNPLVNAPHTQAELVGDWQHPYSRELAVFPIAGVMENKYWPTVKRLDDVYGDRNLFCSCVPIADYE, from the coding sequence ATGACTCAGAATCTCAGCCAGCTTGAACATAACGATGCTTTTATTCAGCGCCATATCGGCTCCTCAACTGAACAGCAGCAACAGATGTTGGCCGCCGTGGGTGCCAGCTCGTTAAGTACATTGATCCAGCAGATTGTTCCGGCAGATATCCAATTGCCCAGCCCGCCACCGGTGGGTGATGCCGCCACTGAACATCAGGCGCTGGCGGAACTGAAAGGGATTGCCAGCCAGAATCAATGCTATAAATCCTATATTGGCATGGGCTACAGCCCGGTTCTGACGCCACCGGTTATCCTGCGCAATATGCTGGAAAATCCGGGTTGGTACACCGCTTATACCCCCTATCAGCCAGAAGTTTCTCAAGGCCGCCTTGAAGCGCTGCTCAATTTCCAGCAATTGACCCAAGACCTGACAGGTCTGGATCTGGCGTCCGCCTCTTTACTGGATGAAGCCACGGCAGCGGCAGAATCCATGGCGCTGGCTAAACGCGCCAGTAAGCTGAAAGACGCGAACCGCTTCTTCGTCGCTGATGACGTTCACCCGCAAACTCTGGATGTGGTACTGACCCGCGCTGAAACCTTTGGTTTTGAAGTGATCATTGATCGTGCGGAAAAAGTGCTGGAGTTGGAAGGTATCTTCGGCGTACTGCTGCAACAAGTGGGCACCACCGGCGAGCTGCATGACTACAGTGCGCTGTTGGTTGAGCTGAAAAAACGCAAAATTATTACCAGTGTTGCCGCCGATATCATGGCGTTGGTGCTGCTGACTGCACCGGGTAAACAGGGGGCTGATGTGGTATTTGGTTCCGCTCAGCGCTTTGGTGTGCCAATGGGCTACGGCGGCCCACACGCCGCCTTCTTTGCCTGCCGTGACGAATTTAAGCGCTCAATGCCGGGCCGGATTATTGGGGTATCGCGCGATGCTGCGGGTAACACTGCGCTGCGCATGGCGATGCAAACCCGTGAGCAACATATTCGCCGCGAAAAAGCCAACTCCAATATCTGTACCTCTCAGGTGTTACTGGCCAATATCGCCAGTCTGTATGCGGTCTACCATGGCCCACAGGGCTTGCAGCGCATCGCTGGCCGTATTCATCGTCTGACCGATATTCTGGCGGCGGGTTTGCAGCAAGCGGGTCTGACTCTGCGCTTCCAGCACTGGTTTGATACCCTGACGGTGGATGTCAAAGACAAAGCCGCGGTAATGGCCCGTGCATTGAGTTTCGGTATTAACCTGCGCACTGACATTCATGGCGCTGTAGGTATCACGCTGGATGAGACCACCTCCCGCGAAGACATTCAGGTGCTGTTTGCCCTGTTAGTCGGTGATAATCACGGCTTGGACATTGACCAGCTTGATGCCAAAGTCAGCCAGCACAGCCAGTCGATTCAGCCTGCAATGCTGCGCCAGGAGCCAATCCTGACGCACCCGGTCTTTAACCGTTACCACAGCGAAACCGAAATGATGCGCTATATGCATCGTTTAGAGCGCAAAGATTTGGCGCTGAATCAGGCGATGATCCCGCTGGGTTCCTGCACCATGAAGCTGAATGCTGCCGCAGAGATGATCCCCATCACTTGGCCGGAATTCGCTGAGCTGCACCCATTCTGCCCGCCAGAGCAAGCGGCTGGCTATCAACAGATGATTGGTCAACTGTCACAATGGTTGGTGCAACTGACCGGTTATGACGCCGTCTGTATGCAGCCGAACTCGGGCGCACAAGGGGAGTATGCCGGTCTGCTGGCGATCCGCCGCTACCATGAGAGCCGCAATCAGCCGAGCCGCCATATCTGCCTGATCCCAAGCTCTGCCCACGGCACTAACCCCGCTTCCGCACAAATGGCGGGGATGTCAGTGGTGGTGGTCGCCTGTGATAAGCAAGGCAATATTGATTTGCATGACCTGCGCCAAAAAGCGGGTGAGGCCGGTGATGAGCTGTCATGTATTATGGTGACCTACCCCTCCACCCACGGCGTGTACGAAGAGACGATCCGTGAGGTTTGCCAGATCGTGCATCAGTTTGGTGGCCAGGTTTATCTTGATGGCGCGAACATGAATGCGCAGGTGGGGATCACCACGCCGGGTTATATCGGCGCGGATGTTTCCCACCTTAATCTGCACAAAACCTTCTGCATCCCACACGGCGGTGGCGGGCCAGGCATGGGGCCAATTGGCGTCAAAGCCCATTTAGCGCCATTTGTTCCCGGCCATAGTGTGGTGCAAATTGATGGCATGACCACTCAGCAAGGGGCGGTTTCTGCGGCACCATTTGGTAGCGCGTCTATCTTGCCAATCAGCTGGATGTACATCCGCATGATGGGGGCCGATGGCCTGAAGCAAGCAAGTCAGGTGGCTATCCTGAATGCCAACTACATTGCGACCCGCCTGAAAGGGGCCTATCCGGTGCTGTATACCGGTCACGATGGTCGCGTCGCGCACGAATGTATTCTGGATATTCGCCCGCTGAAAGAGGCGACTGGCATCAGCGAGATGGATATCGCCAAGCGATTAATTGATTTCGGCTTCCATGCGCCGACCATGTCCTTCCCTGTGGCAGGGACGTTGATGGTGGAACCCACTGAATCTGAAAGTAAAGTTGAGTTAGATCGCTTTATTGATGCCATGCTGGCGATCCGTGCGGAGATCGAAAAAGTGACCCACGGCGAATGGCCGCTGGAAGATAACCCACTGGTGAATGCGCCTCATACCCAAGCTGAGTTGGTTGGTGACTGGCAGCACCCCTATAGCCGTGAGTTGGCGGTTTTCCCCATCGCCGGTGTGATGGAGAACAAATATTGGCCGACAGTGAAACGTTTGGATGATGTTTACGGCGACCGCAATCTGTTCTGCTCATGTGTGCCAATTGCTGATTACGAATAA
- the ubiH gene encoding 2-octaprenyl-6-methoxyphenyl hydroxylase — translation MSVIIVGGGMAGATLALAISSLTQGRVPVALVEAQQPDSRAHPGFDARAIALAQGTCQQLDRIGIWSALADCATAIDHVHVSDSGHSGCVNLRAHDYRVPALGNVIELFDAGKRLFALLQKAPGVTLHCPAKVVDVVRTAESAAVTLDNGQQLSAKLLVAADGSHSTLARACNIQWQQQDYQQIAVIANVTTSELPEGRAFERFTRHGPLALLPMSQGRSSLVWCHAKQDQQQVDSWDDTRFLAELQRAFGWRLGKMRHVGQRHSYPLQLLTASRHVSHRLALVGNAAQTLHPIAGQGFNLGLRDVMSLAETIAQATSLGRDPGNYGVLAQYQQRRRQDQQATIGVTDGLIRLFANRYGPLVVGRNLALMSMEYLPAVRDAFARRTLGWVER, via the coding sequence ATGAGCGTGATCATTGTGGGTGGCGGTATGGCCGGTGCGACACTGGCACTGGCTATCTCATCCCTGACGCAAGGAAGAGTGCCAGTCGCGTTGGTGGAAGCGCAGCAGCCGGATAGCCGAGCGCATCCGGGTTTTGATGCCAGAGCCATTGCGCTGGCGCAGGGGACATGCCAACAGCTGGACCGCATTGGCATCTGGTCGGCACTGGCCGATTGTGCTACCGCCATTGATCATGTCCATGTCAGCGACAGCGGCCACTCCGGCTGCGTGAATTTACGAGCGCACGACTATCGCGTGCCGGCGCTGGGTAATGTCATTGAGCTGTTTGATGCCGGTAAACGGCTGTTCGCCTTGTTGCAGAAAGCACCGGGTGTGACGTTACATTGTCCGGCGAAAGTGGTGGATGTGGTGCGCACTGCTGAATCCGCCGCTGTGACGCTGGATAATGGGCAGCAACTGAGCGCCAAATTACTGGTGGCAGCAGATGGATCTCACTCGACACTGGCCCGCGCCTGTAATATTCAGTGGCAGCAGCAGGATTACCAGCAGATTGCGGTGATTGCCAATGTCACCACCTCCGAGCTGCCCGAGGGCCGTGCCTTTGAGCGCTTTACCCGCCATGGGCCATTGGCACTGCTGCCGATGTCGCAGGGGCGCAGCTCACTGGTCTGGTGCCATGCAAAACAAGATCAACAGCAAGTCGATAGCTGGGACGACACCCGTTTTCTGGCTGAGTTACAGCGTGCTTTCGGCTGGCGGTTGGGAAAAATGCGCCATGTAGGGCAGCGCCACAGCTATCCATTACAGCTACTCACCGCCTCGCGCCATGTCAGCCACCGCCTGGCATTAGTCGGCAATGCTGCGCAAACACTGCATCCGATTGCCGGGCAAGGCTTCAATCTGGGGCTGCGCGATGTGATGTCGCTTGCCGAAACCATTGCGCAGGCCACCTCGTTGGGGCGCGATCCCGGCAACTACGGGGTACTTGCCCAATACCAACAGCGGCGGCGGCAGGATCAGCAGGCCACCATTGGTGTCACCGATGGCTTGATTCGCCTGTTTGCCAACCGTTATGGGCCGCTGGTGGTGGGTCGCAACCTGGCATTGATGTCGATGGAGTACCTGCCGGCGGTTCGTGATGCATTTGCCCGGCGAACATTGGGCTGGGTTGAACGTTAA
- the gcvT gene encoding glycine cleavage system aminomethyltransferase GcvT: MAKQTPLYDQHVACGARMVDFHGWMMPLHYGSQIDEHHIVRQDAGMFDVSHMTIVDLHGARTREFLRYLLANDVAKLTLPGKALYSGMLNASGGVIDDLIVYFLREDYFRLVVNSATRDKDLAWITQHAEPYQVEITVRDDLALVAVQGPTAQQRVATLLTTEQQQAVAGMKPFFGIQAGDLFVATTGYTGEAGYEIALPKEQVVEFWQQLLAAGVKPAGLGARDTLRLEAGMNLYGQEMDESVSPLAANMGWTVAWLPEDRQFIGREALEQQRANGTEQLVGLIMTEKGVLRNELPVHFTDASGQAQVGVITSGSFSPTLGFSIALARVPAGIGESAVVQIRNREMPVRVTKPGFVRAGKPVVQ; encoded by the coding sequence ATGGCTAAGCAGACCCCGCTGTATGACCAACACGTAGCGTGCGGTGCGCGCATGGTAGATTTTCATGGCTGGATGATGCCATTGCATTATGGCTCGCAAATCGACGAGCACCATATCGTGCGCCAGGACGCCGGTATGTTTGATGTTTCTCACATGACGATAGTCGACCTGCACGGCGCGCGTACCCGTGAATTCCTCCGCTACCTGTTAGCCAATGATGTTGCCAAACTGACCCTGCCGGGCAAAGCCCTTTACAGCGGGATGCTGAATGCGTCCGGCGGTGTCATTGACGATTTGATTGTTTACTTCCTCCGCGAAGACTATTTCCGCTTAGTGGTTAACTCCGCCACCCGTGACAAAGATCTGGCCTGGATCACTCAGCATGCTGAGCCGTATCAGGTTGAGATTACTGTGCGCGACGATCTGGCGCTGGTGGCCGTACAAGGCCCTACGGCGCAACAGCGAGTAGCCACTTTACTGACCACTGAGCAGCAACAAGCCGTTGCAGGAATGAAACCATTCTTTGGTATTCAGGCGGGTGATTTGTTTGTCGCCACCACTGGCTATACTGGCGAGGCGGGCTATGAAATCGCGCTGCCAAAAGAGCAGGTGGTTGAGTTTTGGCAACAACTGCTCGCCGCTGGCGTGAAACCTGCGGGTCTGGGTGCACGTGACACTCTGCGGCTGGAAGCGGGTATGAATCTCTATGGCCAAGAGATGGATGAATCTGTCTCCCCATTAGCCGCCAATATGGGCTGGACGGTGGCCTGGTTGCCGGAAGATCGCCAGTTTATTGGCCGTGAAGCACTGGAGCAGCAGCGTGCTAATGGAACTGAGCAACTGGTCGGCTTGATCATGACCGAAAAAGGCGTATTACGTAATGAGCTGCCGGTGCATTTCACTGATGCTTCGGGTCAGGCGCAGGTGGGGGTTATCACCAGCGGCTCCTTCTCGCCAACACTGGGCTTCAGTATCGCGCTGGCCCGTGTGCCTGCCGGTATCGGCGAGAGTGCCGTAGTGCAGATTCGTAATCGTGAAATGCCAGTGCGCGTCACAAAACCGGGTTTCGTGCGGGCCGGTAAGCCGGTCGTGCAGTAA